Genomic window (Marinobacter fonticola):
CTCGGCGTATACCGCATCCACCTCATCGGCTATTTCAGGCGTTGAACCCGACGTTACCTTTTTAATACTCGTAACACGATGCTCTTTGTCGCCTGGGTTGATGCGCTCGGGACTATAACCGGCGTAGAAGTCCTGATTGAACTTCAGTCCCGAGAGTTTCTCAAGGACTGGAATACAAACTTCTTCAGTAGCGCCAGGATAGACCGTCGATTCGTAAATAACGATGTCGTCTTTCTTGAGCACCTTACCGACCGTTTCACTGGCCTTAACCAGCGGCGTCAGATCCGGCGACTTGAATTCATCGATAGGGGTCGGAACGGTGACGATATAGATTTGGCAATCGGCGATGCCTTCCATAGAATCCGTAAAGGAAAGATGCTTGGACGCCGCCAGTTCGTCCTTCGAGACCTCACGCGTAAAATCCATACCCTGTTTGAGTTCGGCAATTCGCTTCGTATTAATATCGAAACCAACCACTTCGCGCTTTTCACCAAAGGCTACGGCCAACGGCAAGCCAACATAACCCAACCCAATGATTCCAATCTTCTTCATGGTGACTCCTACCTACTATCAGGGAACCAGAATCCGGCTCTTATATTTCGCTTCAAGGGTTTGCCGAAATGCCGCCTTAGCATCCGTGTCCCCATGTACAATTCTTATCTCTTCAGGAGCATCGGGAATACCCTCGATAAACCTGAGCAAATCACTTCGCCCCGCGTGTGCGGAGTAGCCGCCGATCTGATGAATACGGGCGCGTATCGTGTAGCGCTCGCCATCCAATTCAACCCAACCGCCACGGGGACCGTACTTAAGTATATCCCGCCCCGGGGTACCCGCGGCTTGATAACCGACAAACAACACGTCGTTGCGCGCGCCCGCCAACATCGCTTTCAAATAGTTCACTACCCGGCCCCCCGCACACATCCCCGACCCCGCCAAGACGACGCAAGGACGGTGTGAGCGGGCCAGATAATCCACAGCATTCAAGTGGTCTTCGTGGCTATTGATGACCGTAAGCTGCTCGAAAGAAAGCGGATGACGTCCTTGACGGACGACCTCTGTCGCTTCCGCATCCCAGTAAGGCTTGAGGTCGCGATAGATTCCAGTGAACTCCGCCGCCAGCGGCGAATCCACGACGATCTCAAGATCCTGCCAAGATACCTTACGCTCGCTGTCCTGCGAACCGCCCTGCTTTGAGACATCCTCGCTCCCGAATTCATGGATGAGGCTTTCTATCTCATAAAGCAGTTCCTGAGTACGCCCGATACTGAAAGCCGGTATAAGTACCGTACCGCCATCCGCCAAGGCGTTTTCCAGAATCGATTTCAAGCGGTACCGGCGCGTCTCCCGATCTTCGTGATCTTTATCCCCATAAGTGCTTTCGATAACCAGGCGATCTGCACGCTCTGGAGATGAAGGTTCCGGTAGCAACGGTGCGTGCGGCGCACCTAAATCTCCACTAAAGACGATACGCGTTTCCTGGTCGCCGGCTCGGGCATCGCACTCAATATAGGCCGAGCCCAAAATGTGCCCTGCCTGCTGCAAGCGAACAGAAAGCGAACCGTCACTCTCCTCGAACACTCGATGCCAACGACCGTAGGGAAGCGCCACCAGACGAGACCGAATCAGCCCCAGAACGCGATCGATCAAACGGCGATCCCGGGTAAAACCAATCTTCAGCGCATCCTCCAGAATTTCCGGAAGCATGATCGCCGAAGGCTCCGAACAGATAATCGGGCCGTCAAAGCCCGCAGCCAATAGGTAAGGAATTCGGCCCACATGATCGATATGCACGTGAGTGACGACCAACGCACGTATATGCTCGATGGGAAAATCAATGGCCAGGTTCGAAGCCGTGGCTGAATGCCCTTCCTCCTGCCCTTGAAAAAGCCCGCAATCAACGAGAATACCGCTATTGCCGACCAATAATTCGTGGCAGGATCCCGTCACGCCGCGGGTGGCGCCGTGGTGTTTTATGTCAATCACTTCAACGTTCCCTGTTGACCGTCATCCACAATATGAAAAAAGTCAGTGAGGCAACTGCCTGACCGTCGCCTCACTCAATTGAACTACCTGCTCACCCCCATTGCTCCACACGAGATCGACCATGTCGCCGTTGGGTGAATAACCCGTGGGGGCTTCCCGCAGAAGATCGATAACGCCTCCGCAATCGAAACTCTGACTGGCGAGGGTCAGCTTTTTCAAAAGCAACTCTACCTCGGGCCACTGCATGGAGACTTCCCGTGCCATCATGATACGCGGATGACTGGTACCTTGGGGGCTATTACCGATCAGAAGTTCTTCGAAGAGCTTTTCTCCAGGCCTTAGACCGGTAAACATCACCTCAATATCACCCTCCGGGTTGTCTTGCGTTCTTTCCTCAAGCCCCATCAGATGAATCATTTTCCGCGCGAGTTCGGCTATTTTTACGGGCTCGCCCATATCCAACACGAACACTTCTCCCCCGCTCGCCATACTCCCCGCCTGCAGCACGAGCTGGCTGGCCTCGGGAATCGTCATAAAGTAGCGGATAATATCCGGGTGCGTTACCGTAATAGGCCCACCATCGCGAATCTGAT
Coding sequences:
- a CDS encoding MBL fold metallo-hydrolase RNA specificity domain-containing protein, whose protein sequence is MIDIKHHGATRGVTGSCHELLVGNSGILVDCGLFQGQEEGHSATASNLAIDFPIEHIRALVVTHVHIDHVGRIPYLLAAGFDGPIICSEPSAIMLPEILEDALKIGFTRDRRLIDRVLGLIRSRLVALPYGRWHRVFEESDGSLSVRLQQAGHILGSAYIECDARAGDQETRIVFSGDLGAPHAPLLPEPSSPERADRLVIESTYGDKDHEDRETRRYRLKSILENALADGGTVLIPAFSIGRTQELLYEIESLIHEFGSEDVSKQGGSQDSERKVSWQDLEIVVDSPLAAEFTGIYRDLKPYWDAEATEVVRQGRHPLSFEQLTVINSHEDHLNAVDYLARSHRPCVVLAGSGMCAGGRVVNYLKAMLAGARNDVLFVGYQAAGTPGRDILKYGPRGGWVELDGERYTIRARIHQIGGYSAHAGRSDLLRFIEGIPDAPEEIRIVHGDTDAKAAFRQTLEAKYKSRILVP